The Euwallacea similis isolate ESF13 chromosome 7, ESF131.1, whole genome shotgun sequence genome has a window encoding:
- the LOC136410046 gene encoding mitochondrial enolase superfamily member 1-like, translating into MTSTEQNLTVVSVDVRDIRFPTSLQCDGSDAMHSDPDYSCAYVTIKLATGLEGSGLTFTTGRGTEIVVQAVKSLSYLLLGQVVTDIYRDFATFWRSLTSESQIRWIGPEKGVTHLATAAIINALWDLWGKLLKKPVWQLLAELDPEVLLSVIDFRYVTNCVTKEEALELLKQGQAGKETRVKKLLETGYPCYTTQAGWLGYSDEKIIQLAQKYLDLGYTVFKVKVGKNLHDDINRCKLLRNIIGYDKTLMVDANQVWEVQEAIEWMKHLAPFKPLWIEEPTSPDDVLGHAEIARALKPYGIGVATGEMCCNRVLFKQFMQAQALEYCQIDSARIGGVNEILSVYLMARKLGVKVCPHAGGVGLCEMVQHLQMWDYVALSGTSEGRVIEFVDQQHEHFVNPCVIKNAHYTAPKAPGYSTTLKPESIAAYEYPNGSEWQSMFAKGLFHDPRK; encoded by the exons CATTCTGATCCAGACTATTCATGCGCATATGTAACCATCAAGCTCGCCACTGGATTGGAGGGTAGTGGTTTGACTTTCACCACTGGTAGAGGCACCGAAATAGTCGTCCAAGCAGTCAAATCACTAAGCTATTTGTTGCTGGGACAAGTGGTCACGGACATATACAGGGATTTCGCCACTTTCTGGAGATCGTTGACTAGTGAAAGTCAAATCAGATGG atTGGTCCAGAGAAAGGGGTAACCCACTTGGCAACCGCAGCAATCATCAACGCCCTTTGGGATCTTTGGggcaaattgttaaaaaaacccGTTTGGCAATTGCTAGCAGAGTTGGACCCCGAGGTTCTCCTCTCTGTCATTGATTTCAGATATGTGACGAACTGCGTCACTAAAGAGGAGGCCTTAGAGCTTCTGAAACAGGGACAAGCTGGAAAGGAGACTAGAGTGAAGAAATTGCTTGAAACGGGATATCCGTGTTACACCACTCAAGCAG GATGGCTTGGATACTCAGACGAAAAAATCATACAACTGGCCCAGAAATATTTAGACTTGGGCTATACAGTGTTTAAAGTCAAAGTAGGCAAAAACTTACACGACGACATCAACCGATGTAAACTATTAAGGAATATTATAGGATACGACAAAACTTTG ATGGTGGACGCCAATCAAGTATGGGAAGTCCAAGAAGCCATCGAGTGGATGAAGCACCTGGCCCCCTTCAAACCCCTCTGGATCGAGGAGCCCACCAGTCCCGATGATGTCCTGGGACACGCCGAAATTGCAAGGGCGTTGAAGCCATATGGAATCGGCGTGGCCACCGGTGAAATGTGCTGCAATCGTGTCCTTTTCAAACAGTTCATGCAAGCACAAGCTTTGGAGTATTGTCAAATTGACTCAGCCCGTATTGGTGGCGTCAACGAAATTTTGAGTGTCTACTTGATGGCTCGTAAGTTGGGAG taaaagtGTGCCCTCACGCGGGTGGCGTAGGTCTCTGCGAGATGGTCCAACATTTGCAAATGTGGGACTACGTGGCCCTGTCTGGAACCAGTGAAGGTCGCGTGATTGAATTCGTTGACCAGCAACACGAACATTTCGTGAATCCATGTGTTATTAAAAACGCTCACTACACTGCTCCAAAG gcTCCAGGTTACAGTACCACGTTGAAACCTGAATCGATAGCTGCTTACGAATATCCCAATGGATCAGAGTGGCAATCTATGTTCGCAAAGGGCTTGTTCCACGATCCcagaaagtaa